One segment of Anatilimnocola aggregata DNA contains the following:
- a CDS encoding beta clamp domain-containing protein, translating to MFAFQIGPWTLWLGIELAGRFPDIDRIIPTSYSKSTLQLAPADARFLVDNLPRLPSGDTNRELTLDLNGSVILRASSPSSPRPTELVLRNSSKQGVDVRICTDRKFLARAAEQGFAEISLPDNLSPAVARDATRIYLWMLLDPKEAIQPTPDCLRIESPLKFSSGGSSPRPTQKARVMPLTRIATRT from the coding sequence TTGTTCGCCTTCCAGATTGGACCGTGGACGCTTTGGCTCGGGATCGAGCTGGCAGGCCGCTTTCCGGATATCGACCGTATCATTCCCACCTCGTACAGCAAATCGACCCTGCAGCTGGCTCCCGCCGATGCCAGGTTCCTGGTCGACAATTTGCCCAGGCTTCCAAGCGGTGACACGAATCGCGAACTGACGCTCGATCTCAACGGGAGCGTGATTCTGCGGGCCTCATCGCCCAGCTCGCCGCGGCCTACTGAGCTGGTCCTGCGCAATTCAAGCAAGCAGGGAGTTGACGTTCGCATTTGCACTGACCGGAAGTTCCTGGCACGGGCTGCCGAGCAGGGCTTTGCCGAAATCTCCCTGCCAGACAATTTGTCACCGGCAGTAGCCCGGGACGCGACGCGCATTTACCTGTGGATGCTGCTCGACCCGAAGGAGGCGATCCAACCGACGCCAGACTGCCTCCGCATCGAATCGCCACTCAAATTCAGCTCTGGCGGTTCCTCACCACGACCAACCCAGAAGGCCAGAGTAATGCCCCTGACTCGAATTGCGACCAGAACCTGA